The Reichenbachiella carrageenanivorans region CAAAAATATCTTTACAAGCCTTTATAACTTCTTTATATTCGCCTACCGTTTTTTCTTCCACAATGTCGTCTGATTTTATTGAATTGAGCGGCTAAAATTAAGGTGTAAATAGCTGGCAACAAATTATTTCATGATATAATCCATGAGTGATACCGTTCAGGTATAGGTGCAAAACGGAGTGTCAAAGTTTAATACTCAATACGAGAATGAAAGAGTCAAAATTCATCAATATAAAAGGCAAACTCATGGCCCTGTCTTCACCAAAAGTAATGGGTATTGTAAATCTAACTGCTGATTCATTCTACGACGGAGGGAAGATCAAATCTGATCAAGACCTGCTGACCAAAGTGGAAGGAATGATGAGGGACGGGGTAGATATTTTAGATATAGGCGCCTACTCTAGTAGACCAGGGGCTACTGATATCCCGATGCGTGAGGAGTGGGATGCTGCCGTTTCTGGAATCGACCTGATATTGGATCGTTTTCCAGAGGCTATTATCTCCATAGATACTTTTCGAGCTACCGTAGCGAAGGGGGCCTTAGAGCATGGCGCTTGCATAGTCAACGACATTTCTGGTGGTAGTCTGGATCAGGGAATGTTCGACGTGATTGAGTCTACCAATGTGCCCTATATTATGATGCACATGAGAGGTAACCCTCAAACCATGGCCAATCTTACGGACTACGATCACTTGGTTTCAGATATTATTGATTATTTTAATGAAAAGGTTGCTGCACTAAGAAAAAGAGGAGTTAAAGACATAATTATTGATCCAGGTTTTGGTTTTGCAAAGACTAAAGAGCAGAATTTCGAGTTGTTAGATAAGTTGGAACTGCTTAATATGGTAGGTGTACCGATGCTGTGCGGAGTGTCGCGCAAGTCGATGATATCCAAAGAACTGGATGTATCGCCAGACGAAGCACTCAATGGCACTACTGCACTTAATATGGCCTGCCTAATGAAAGGGGCGAGTATGTTAAGAGTTCATGATGTAAAAGAGGCCAAAGAGACAATTCAATTGTTTGAAGCCATGACAAAAAGTAAAAAATGATATTAGGATTTCAAATAGGGTTTTTAGAAATCGGTTGGGTAGATGTTTTTGACATCCTGTTCGTCAGTTTCTTCTTGTATCATGTTTACAAACTGATGAAAGGTAGTGTAGCCATTAAGATTTTCTTGGGCTTTCTGTTTCTCTATTTGATCTACTTGGTGGTGAAAGCCGTAGATATGGAACTGCTCAGTATTATTTTGGGGCAGTTTATGGGCGTAGGAGTTATTGCGGTTATTGTTTTGTTTCAGCAAGAAATTAGAAAATTTTTGTTGCTTCTGGGCAAAACCACCGTATTCGAAGAGGGCAATATTTTGAAAAATGTCCAGCATTTTTTTCATGAAAAGTATGACAAAAACCACTTGGATGTATCGCCTATTATCGACGGAATCAAAAATATGGCGGGCTCAAACACAGGGGCACTGATTGTCTTTTCAAGAAGTTCAGAACTTAAGTTTTTTGCGGATTCAGGAGATAGGCTCGAAGCTAAAATATCCAAACGTCTCATCATGGCGATATTCAATAAGCATTCCCCGTTGCATGATGGAGCCATTATCATCAATAACAATCGGATAGTAGCAGCCAGGTGTATTTTGCCAGTTTCGGAGCGTGACGATATACCTGCGCAGTATGGTTTGAGACATCGAGCAGCTTTAGGGATGTCTGAGACTACAGACTCGTTGGTCGTGATTGTGTCTGAAGAGACTGGTCAGCTTACGGTAGCTCGTGGTGGTTCGTTTGAGCACAATCTCTCTACGCAGGAAGTACGTGCCCGAATCAACGAATACTTGAGCAACCTAGATGATACGAAGAACGAAAGCTTAATGACCAAGGCCATCAAGCCAGATCAAAAAGAGAAAATAAGTAAAAAAGACGCTAAAGAATCTTCTAAGCAAGAGCTGCCTGTCGACTAATCAAAATGTCAATTCTTAGTTTTAGGTTTTGAATAACAATTCCCTACTTTTGCCAAAATTTTAAGGTGTTATGATACAAAGAATTCAGTCTATATTTTTATTTCTAGTGGCAGCCAGTATGATTGGCATGCTATTTTTTCCTGTTTGGAATAAGCTAGATGGAGAAAAGAGCGAGTTGGTGGAATTGACCGCATTCAAATTCACCCACACCAAAAAAGACATTGAAACTGGCGAAATTGCTACGATTTCAGAAGGTCAGACTTTCTATATCGCTATCCTTGCCATTATGGCTGCTGGTTTGGCTCTGTATTCCATATCTAAGTTCAACAACCGATTGCTTCAAATGAAGTTAGGTGCACTCAATTCACTTTTTATGGGTGGAGTCATGGGATTGATCGTGTACCATGTCTATCAGGCAGAGGCGCTGATTGCCCCCACGCAGCAGGGCAACTACCTATTTGCTTTCTATTTAGGTGTATCCGCTTTACTCTTTAATTTACTTTCCAATAGATTCATTCGTAGAGATGAAAAACTGGTAAGGTCTGCAGATCGTATCCGATAATATTTCTTCTAGAAGCTTTCCCAAAGTTTTCAGGTCTTTGGGGAAAATAAAGACGCTATCCTGTCAAAAAATCTTAATCCGCTGACATCCTGTCACGGATTTCTTTTTTATACGGTTTGGAATGACGTTTGATAACAGCCCATCATCGGATCAATCCGTTCAAACTTTAATTCATTAAATAAAAATATATCATGCAAGAGAAAGGTAATATTTCGATTCATACCGAGAATATTTTCCCCATCATCAAGAAGTTTTTATACTCTGATCACGAAATATTCTTGAGAGAACTAGTGTCTAACGCAGTAGATGCTTCGCAGAAACTGAAACAACTGTCCGGTATGGGCGAATACAAAGGCGAGTTGGGCGAACTGAGAGTGGAGGTGAGTTTTGACGAAAAAGCGAAAACCATCACTATATCTGACAAGGGTATCGGGCTGACGGCTGATGAAATCAAAAAATATATCAATCAAATTGCATTTTCAGGAGCAACGGAGTTTGTAGAAAAATACAAAGACAAAGGCGACGAGCAGCAAATCATTGGTCATTTTGGGTTGGGTTTTTACTCTGCATTTATGGTGGCAGACAAAGTGGAAATCAATTCATTGTCTTATCAAGAAGGTGCTGAGTCAGCTAACTGGATTTGTGATGGTAGTACTGAATTTGAAATCAAACCAGGAGACAGAACTGAGCGTGGTACCGATATTATCCTGCACATCAACGAGGAGTCTGCAGAGTTTTTGAATCAAGCCAGGCTGCAAGGCATCTTGACGAAGTATTGCAAGTTTTTACCTGTAGAGATCAAATTTGGTGAGAAAGACGAAAGTGTAAAGGATGGTGAAGACAAAGATGGTAAGCCTCAATACAAGACTGTAAAGAAGGACAACATCATCAACAATCCTTCTCCTCTATGGACAAAGTCTCCTTCAGAGCTTAAAGATGAAGATTACTTGGCATTTTATAGAGAGTTGTACCCATTCTCAGAAGAGCCATTATTCTGGATTCATTTGAATGTAGATTACCCATTCAACCTTACAGGGGTACTTTATTTCCCTAAGGTAAAAAATGAATTAGAGCTGCAGAAAAATAAAATACAATTGTATTCACGCCAAGTGTTTATCACTGACGAAGTGAAAGATGTAGTGCCTGAATTTTTGATGCTGCTACATGGTGTGATAGACTCTCCAGACATTCCTCTCAATGTGTCTAGAAGCTTCTTGCAGGCCGACGGTGCAGTAAAGAAAATCAACACTTACATTACCAAAAAAGTGGCCGATAAATTGTCTGAGCTGTTCAAAAAAGACAGAAAAGTTTTTGAAGACAAGTGGGACAATATTGGTTTGTTTGTGAAGTACGGCATGCTCAGCGATGAGAAGTTTTACGACAAAGCCAAAGACTTTGCGTTGTTACAAAACACAGATGGAGAGTGCTTTACTTTCGATGAGTACAAAGAAAAAGTTTCAGTTCTTCAAAAAGACAAAGACGACAACTTAGTCTACTTGTATGCTACAGATCCAGCAAAGCAGCATGCATTCATCGAGTCTGTCAAAAACAAAACGTATGATGTGTTGAAGTTTGATGGGCCGTTGGATAGCCATTTCATTGGCACGCTAGAGCACAAATTGGAAAAGACGCAATTGAAACGTGTAGATGCAGAGACGGTAGACAAACTGATTGACAAAGATGAAAAGGTAGAATCTGTACTTTCAGACAAAGAAAAAGAAACTGCCAAGACGCTTTTCGAAAAGGCTATCGATGACAAAAACTCTACAGTAAATGTGGAATCGTTGGCGGCGGATGATATGCCAGTGATCGTGACCATGCCTGAGTTTATGCGTAGAATGAAGGATATGCAGAAGCAAGGAGGTGGCGGTATGATGATGATGGGCGATATGCCAGATCAGTATACCGTGGCAGTAAATGCCAACCACCCGTTGATTGCGAAGATATTGAAGACAGAAAACAATGAGCAACTGGCTCGTCAGGCATATGACCTAGCGCTCTTGTCGCAGGGCTTGCTAGAAGGAGCAGCTTTGACTAGTTTTATCAAGCGATCTGTAGCCATTAGTGCTGAGTAATTAGGAGATCATGAAATAATATGATAGCCGTGGGTGAAAACTCACGGCTATTTTTATTGCTAGCAATTCAATGTTTTTTATTTCCACGCATCTTTATAGCTTTGGATTTGGCAACGAATCAAAAAACACTTCGTACCATAATTATATGACGATGCACATCATTAAATATAGTCTATTCTTTTTACTGCTGACTCCCCTAACGGTGGTCGTAGGTCAAGACTATTCCGAAGACGATGCTTTTGAGACGCAATATGAAAAACCACTGACCGTGGATCTTGATGCTAAAGATCCAGAAGATGTCATTGAGATTAAAAAGAAGAAACCTAAGCGTAATGTGTTTTATGGTAAGAAAACGCGGAAAGGCTTTACTCGTCAGGGCTTTGGAGGTAATACAGTGACGGAACTATTTACAGTATTGAAGACCTATGAGGATCCTCTGCCATATGTAAGAGACGTGTATTGGTATGACTATAGAAAAAGAAAAATAATTAACTCTAGAAAAGTAGATAAGCCCAATGCGGGTATCCTACATGGTCCATACAAGAAGATGGTTGGAGATCAGGTAATCGAGGAAGGGATATTTTTTATGGGGACTAAGCATGGCCGGTGGTCATCTTGGAACAAATACAACATCCTACAATCCAAAGAAAAATACTACAAGGGCTGGCCCAAAGAGTCGCTCGTGGCT contains the following coding sequences:
- a CDS encoding toxin-antitoxin system YwqK family antitoxin codes for the protein MHIIKYSLFFLLLTPLTVVVGQDYSEDDAFETQYEKPLTVDLDAKDPEDVIEIKKKKPKRNVFYGKKTRKGFTRQGFGGNTVTELFTVLKTYEDPLPYVRDVYWYDYRKRKIINSRKVDKPNAGILHGPYKKMVGDQVIEEGIFFMGTKHGRWSSWNKYNILQSKEKYYKGWPKESLVAYHNKEKKELEEIIPVHFGEKEGNYYAFHKSGNIAAVGEYHFDHKVGLWREYYDIRNRRKREVVYSKDPFDDEFKPYIIREWDNRGKLIYERKE
- the htpG gene encoding molecular chaperone HtpG encodes the protein MQEKGNISIHTENIFPIIKKFLYSDHEIFLRELVSNAVDASQKLKQLSGMGEYKGELGELRVEVSFDEKAKTITISDKGIGLTADEIKKYINQIAFSGATEFVEKYKDKGDEQQIIGHFGLGFYSAFMVADKVEINSLSYQEGAESANWICDGSTEFEIKPGDRTERGTDIILHINEESAEFLNQARLQGILTKYCKFLPVEIKFGEKDESVKDGEDKDGKPQYKTVKKDNIINNPSPLWTKSPSELKDEDYLAFYRELYPFSEEPLFWIHLNVDYPFNLTGVLYFPKVKNELELQKNKIQLYSRQVFITDEVKDVVPEFLMLLHGVIDSPDIPLNVSRSFLQADGAVKKINTYITKKVADKLSELFKKDRKVFEDKWDNIGLFVKYGMLSDEKFYDKAKDFALLQNTDGECFTFDEYKEKVSVLQKDKDDNLVYLYATDPAKQHAFIESVKNKTYDVLKFDGPLDSHFIGTLEHKLEKTQLKRVDAETVDKLIDKDEKVESVLSDKEKETAKTLFEKAIDDKNSTVNVESLAADDMPVIVTMPEFMRRMKDMQKQGGGGMMMMGDMPDQYTVAVNANHPLIAKILKTENNEQLARQAYDLALLSQGLLEGAALTSFIKRSVAISAE
- a CDS encoding DUF4293 domain-containing protein — protein: MIQRIQSIFLFLVAASMIGMLFFPVWNKLDGEKSELVELTAFKFTHTKKDIETGEIATISEGQTFYIAILAIMAAGLALYSISKFNNRLLQMKLGALNSLFMGGVMGLIVYHVYQAEALIAPTQQGNYLFAFYLGVSALLFNLLSNRFIRRDEKLVRSADRIR
- the cdaA gene encoding diadenylate cyclase CdaA, whose amino-acid sequence is MILGFQIGFLEIGWVDVFDILFVSFFLYHVYKLMKGSVAIKIFLGFLFLYLIYLVVKAVDMELLSIILGQFMGVGVIAVIVLFQQEIRKFLLLLGKTTVFEEGNILKNVQHFFHEKYDKNHLDVSPIIDGIKNMAGSNTGALIVFSRSSELKFFADSGDRLEAKISKRLIMAIFNKHSPLHDGAIIINNNRIVAARCILPVSERDDIPAQYGLRHRAALGMSETTDSLVVIVSEETGQLTVARGGSFEHNLSTQEVRARINEYLSNLDDTKNESLMTKAIKPDQKEKISKKDAKESSKQELPVD
- the folP gene encoding dihydropteroate synthase, with the translated sequence MKESKFINIKGKLMALSSPKVMGIVNLTADSFYDGGKIKSDQDLLTKVEGMMRDGVDILDIGAYSSRPGATDIPMREEWDAAVSGIDLILDRFPEAIISIDTFRATVAKGALEHGACIVNDISGGSLDQGMFDVIESTNVPYIMMHMRGNPQTMANLTDYDHLVSDIIDYFNEKVAALRKRGVKDIIIDPGFGFAKTKEQNFELLDKLELLNMVGVPMLCGVSRKSMISKELDVSPDEALNGTTALNMACLMKGASMLRVHDVKEAKETIQLFEAMTKSKK